In Micromonospora sp. NBC_01813, the following are encoded in one genomic region:
- a CDS encoding FAD-dependent monooxygenase → MAQAPVRVLVVGASVAGLATARALRLAGLRPEVVEKLAPSVVAGAGIFLPGNAIRSLRDLGLDNPLRPLGAVIRRQRFLDSTGDELCAVDLERLWQGVGESRALPRADLHQVLLTGAGGEVRFNTEVRDLEVGDETTKVAFGDGSYAEYDLVVGADGRRSAIRRLADLGGAPHPVGQIAYRSVVTGGPKVTDWTALLGQRSGIVLSPMGYGRIYLYADEPLPAGAAPPADPLVRLRELFGGYGGPVPALLDAVEKVQVAVTDEVELSNWSRGNVVLVGDAAHATAPTLSQGAAMAFEDALVLAEALRTHATVTEGLAGYESRRRPRTQWVLDRTRDRDRTRNVAPGLRDPLLRAKGGRIFQEHYRLLVDPV, encoded by the coding sequence ATGGCTCAAGCACCCGTGCGCGTGCTCGTCGTCGGTGCCAGCGTCGCCGGATTGGCGACCGCCCGCGCGTTGCGGTTGGCTGGTCTACGGCCCGAAGTGGTGGAGAAACTGGCACCGTCGGTCGTCGCCGGCGCCGGCATCTTTCTCCCCGGCAACGCGATCCGGTCGCTGCGGGACCTCGGTCTGGACAATCCGCTGCGTCCACTCGGCGCGGTCATCCGACGTCAGCGGTTCCTCGACTCGACCGGTGACGAACTCTGCGCGGTCGACCTCGAACGGCTCTGGCAGGGCGTCGGTGAATCGCGGGCCCTGCCCCGCGCCGACCTGCACCAGGTGCTGCTCACCGGTGCCGGCGGCGAGGTGCGGTTCAACACCGAGGTGCGGGATCTGGAAGTCGGCGACGAGACCACCAAGGTCGCCTTCGGCGACGGGTCGTACGCGGAGTACGACCTGGTCGTCGGTGCCGACGGTCGGCGCTCGGCGATCCGCCGGCTCGCCGACCTCGGTGGCGCTCCGCATCCGGTCGGCCAGATCGCGTACCGCAGCGTGGTCACCGGCGGCCCGAAGGTCACCGACTGGACCGCGCTGCTCGGCCAGCGATCCGGGATCGTGCTCAGTCCGATGGGGTACGGCCGGATCTACCTCTACGCCGACGAGCCGCTGCCGGCCGGAGCCGCGCCGCCGGCCGACCCGCTGGTCCGGCTGCGGGAACTGTTCGGCGGCTACGGCGGACCGGTGCCGGCACTGCTCGACGCGGTGGAGAAGGTCCAGGTGGCGGTCACCGACGAGGTGGAGCTCAGCAACTGGTCACGAGGCAACGTGGTCCTCGTCGGGGACGCCGCCCACGCCACCGCGCCGACGCTGTCCCAGGGAGCGGCGATGGCCTTCGAGGACGCGTTGGTCCTCGCCGAGGCGCTGCGTACCCATGCCACGGTCACCGAAGGGCTGGCCGGGTACGAAAGCCGCCGCCGGCCGCGTACCCAGTGGGTGCTGGACCGGACCCGGGACCGGGACCGGACCCGCAACGTGGCGCCGGGCCTGCGCGACCCGCTGCTGCGGGCCAAGGGCGGCCGGATCTTCCAGGAGCACTACCGGTTGCTCGTCGACCCGGTGTGA